Proteins found in one Bacteroides sp. genomic segment:
- a CDS encoding SagB/ThcOx family dehydrogenase, with protein MKKLFVYCVLLMTCLGLSAQELPSIKLNPPDTQRGLPVMQALKLRSSTTGFSSIALSQQDLADIIWAANGVNRPDDGKRTAPSARNSQDVDVYVVMESGAFLYNHHEHALVPVAIGDHRQLVSGRQTNMANAPLMLVLVSDFSRFSGNNEELKLRWGAMDAGIVSQNIAVACAGLGLVTRPRASMDVEGLKKLLKLTETQHLMLNNPVGYPAN; from the coding sequence ATGAAAAAACTTTTTGTTTATTGTGTGTTACTGATGACTTGCCTGGGCTTGTCTGCGCAGGAATTGCCAAGCATCAAACTTAACCCGCCCGATACTCAGCGGGGATTGCCGGTCATGCAGGCCCTCAAGCTACGGTCCTCAACAACAGGGTTTTCTTCCATAGCCCTGAGCCAGCAGGATCTGGCCGACATCATCTGGGCAGCCAATGGGGTCAATCGTCCGGATGATGGAAAGCGCACTGCCCCTTCGGCCCGCAACAGCCAGGATGTGGATGTTTATGTAGTAATGGAAAGCGGCGCCTTTCTTTACAACCATCATGAGCATGCTTTGGTTCCTGTTGCAATTGGAGATCACCGTCAACTGGTTTCGGGCAGGCAGACCAATATGGCCAATGCCCCATTGATGCTCGTGCTGGTGTCAGATTTTTCCAGGTTTTCCGGAAACAATGAGGAGCTAAAGTTACGCTGGGGTGCCATGGATGCCGGCATCGTTTCGCAGAACATTGCCGTTGCCTGTGCTGGCCTTGGACTGGTTACCCGTCCCCGGGCGTCAATGGATGTGGAAGGATTGAAAAAACTCCTGAAGCTTACTGAAACTCAACATCTGATGCTGAATAATCCGGTAGGCTATCCCGCAAATTGA
- a CDS encoding helix-turn-helix transcriptional regulator, giving the protein MESEALIERLKNIRKAAGLTQKEFGERMGMALTTWASIEQGRNPLNERARILLEHIYGVNPRYLDYGQEPMFRRNYPVEESGIMFYEKADDPHMDLPNENMNFNRRNKTAESNFILRKSRLEEPESPDSFNLENTNERQDEKAPGVCQECREKEIEIRHLSARIRRLESEIDHQRKVIEYLMEKGRSGENA; this is encoded by the coding sequence TTGGAAAGCGAAGCACTCATAGAACGCCTGAAAAACATCCGGAAAGCCGCGGGCTTGACCCAGAAAGAGTTTGGCGAACGGATGGGAATGGCCCTCACCACCTGGGCCAGCATAGAACAGGGACGCAATCCCCTGAACGAGCGTGCCAGGATCCTGCTCGAACATATCTACGGCGTGAATCCCCGCTACCTGGATTATGGTCAGGAGCCTATGTTCAGAAGAAATTATCCCGTTGAAGAATCGGGAATCATGTTTTATGAAAAGGCCGATGATCCTCATATGGATTTGCCCAATGAGAACATGAACTTCAACCGAAGGAATAAAACTGCTGAAAGTAATTTCATATTGCGGAAATCCAGGTTGGAAGAACCTGAAAGCCCGGATTCTTTCAATCTGGAAAATACGAATGAAAGGCAAGATGAGAAAGCTCCCGGTGTTTGCCAGGAATGTCGTGAAAAAGAGATCGAGATCAGGCATCTGAGCGCAAGGATCCGCAGGCTTGAAAGTGAAATTGACCATCAGCGTAAAGTGATTGAATATTTAATGGAGAAAGGGCGATCCGGGGAGAATGCTTAG
- a CDS encoding vWA domain-containing protein: MKSLMKIFNLIILDESGSMHSIKNATLSGFNEVFETIRQAETSNENQVHFVSFFSFNTDGIKTQLFNQPASMLKALTADQYQPRNGTPLYDAMGFALSKQRDSLDGYQDAAVLVTILTDGEENASREYSGMAITALIDELKKLGWTITYIGANHDVYAFSKKHGIDNAMSYRANEKDMRKAFAQERHSRVMFYMAPEKKTGKDFFKDASEAEKEGKDPKK, translated from the coding sequence ATGAAAAGCTTAATGAAGATCTTCAACCTGATTATCCTTGACGAGAGCGGCTCGATGCATTCTATTAAGAACGCCACTTTGAGCGGCTTTAACGAGGTATTTGAAACCATCAGGCAGGCGGAAACGAGCAATGAAAACCAGGTGCATTTTGTTTCCTTCTTTTCCTTCAACACCGATGGCATCAAAACCCAGCTGTTCAACCAGCCTGCCTCCATGCTGAAAGCCCTTACCGCCGATCAGTACCAGCCCCGCAATGGCACCCCATTATACGATGCGATGGGCTTTGCCCTGAGCAAGCAAAGGGACAGCCTGGACGGCTATCAGGATGCGGCAGTGCTGGTGACTATCCTGACCGATGGTGAGGAAAACGCCTCGCGTGAATACAGCGGAATGGCCATCACCGCCCTGATTGACGAGCTCAAAAAGCTGGGCTGGACCATCACCTATATCGGGGCTAACCACGATGTCTATGCTTTTTCTAAAAAACACGGGATTGACAATGCAATGTCCTACCGGGCCAACGAGAAGGATATGCGCAAAGCCTTTGCCCAGGAAAGACATTCCAGGGTTATGTTTTATATGGCACCCGAAAAAAAAACCGGAAAAGATTTTTTTAAGGATGCTTCCGAAGCGGAGAAAGAGGGAAAAGATCCGAAAAAATAA
- a CDS encoding YceI family protein — MSITKWASDPTHSEIQFKVKHLMITTVTGYFREFSAKAETDGRDFNTAKVNFEAKTASVDTNNEDRDKHLRSGDFFESDKFPVMKFISTKIEKLDDETFKLHGDLTIKDMTKPVTLNVDFGGTMKDPWGNLKAGFSLSGKINRKDWNLNWNAALETGGVLVSDEVRIFCEVQLGVQE, encoded by the coding sequence ATGTCAATTACAAAATGGGCATCGGACCCAACCCATAGTGAAATCCAGTTCAAGGTAAAGCACCTGATGATCACGACTGTGACCGGATATTTCCGCGAATTTTCAGCGAAAGCAGAAACAGATGGCCGGGATTTCAACACCGCTAAGGTGAACTTTGAAGCCAAGACTGCTTCTGTTGACACCAACAACGAGGACAGGGATAAACACCTGCGCAGCGGTGATTTCTTTGAGTCGGATAAATTCCCCGTAATGAAATTCATCTCTACCAAAATTGAGAAACTTGATGATGAGACTTTTAAACTTCATGGCGACCTGACCATTAAGGATATGACCAAACCTGTGACCCTCAATGTTGATTTTGGCGGCACTATGAAGGACCCCTGGGGTAACCTGAAGGCAGGATTCAGCCTCAGTGGGAAGATCAACCGCAAGGACTGGAACCTTAACTGGAATGCTGCCCTTGAAACCGGTGGTGTCCTTGTTAGCGATGAGGTTCGTATCTTTTGCGAAGTACAGTTAGGCGTGCAGGAATAA
- a CDS encoding CHAD domain-containing protein, with amino-acid sequence MKNPGINFDEPFGRNLSRLTGAYIRETLKQLAAIPSDESNVHKARLLFKRLRSLVRMSRFGLGKPETKRLDHFFRDQGRKLSRIRDAEVVARMLKPMIKNIERGEERTLLIRFRARLMDQRRKLQGKDNALEARKEVIHHLTILQKEIPLWEPKEEPSAIFLTGAKATYLGCKSRFKGLKKAQDDNALHAWRKQVKYLWYQMELLLELWPSRFSAWVSDLKELSQALGMHHDLVLLEMALKAFVASDLEKMFPETLEKINEEKTRIASGAISLGNKIFSVKASCFYRQLNACLQEAGKQD; translated from the coding sequence TTGAAAAATCCTGGAATAAATTTTGATGAACCTTTTGGCAGGAACCTTTCCCGGCTAACGGGTGCATACATCCGTGAGACTCTTAAACAGCTTGCCGCCATTCCGTCGGATGAATCCAATGTTCACAAAGCAAGGTTGCTGTTCAAGCGCTTGCGAAGCCTGGTGCGTATGTCGCGATTTGGTCTTGGGAAACCAGAAACCAAACGGCTTGATCATTTTTTCCGCGACCAGGGAAGGAAACTCAGCAGGATCCGTGATGCGGAAGTGGTTGCACGTATGCTGAAGCCAATGATCAAGAATATAGAGCGAGGGGAGGAGCGAACGCTTTTGATTCGGTTTCGTGCACGCCTGATGGATCAGCGCAGGAAACTCCAGGGTAAGGATAACGCTTTAGAAGCCCGAAAGGAAGTTATCCACCACCTGACCATATTGCAGAAGGAAATTCCCTTGTGGGAGCCAAAAGAAGAGCCCTCAGCGATTTTTCTTACCGGCGCCAAAGCTACCTATCTTGGCTGTAAAAGCCGTTTTAAGGGCCTGAAAAAGGCTCAGGATGACAACGCTCTTCACGCATGGCGAAAACAGGTGAAATACCTCTGGTATCAAATGGAATTGTTGCTTGAACTCTGGCCCAGCCGCTTTTCAGCTTGGGTCAGTGACCTTAAAGAACTGTCGCAGGCTTTGGGCATGCATCACGACCTGGTGCTGCTTGAAATGGCACTAAAGGCTTTTGTCGCTTCAGATCTGGAGAAGATGTTTCCGGAAACCCTAGAAAAAATCAATGAAGAAAAAACACGAATCGCCAGTGGAGCCATCTCCCTTGGCAATAAAATTTTTTCAGTAAAAGCATCCTGTTTTTACCGACAGTTGAATGCCTGCCTGCAGGAAGCGGGAAAACAAGACTAA
- a CDS encoding FecR domain-containing protein, with protein sequence MKPTKTMITVDTDLAWEKLHGRLEQEGLLPEQQDIQPARAFPVWMKWAASFLLLIVAGSVFILLSNRPEQVELLALTNEQDDQTLVKFLEDGSVIYLAANTTLEYPQAFGAKERRVKMAGEAYFEVQHNPEKPFRVDLDNALIEVLGTSFNIKRTGENDFDLFVEKGLVQVEVRGQARDKVLVEPGEVLSVREGHFSKYRNNDLELTLWRQNRMHFKDESLANVLSVINRNYQASLELGDPSLASRQMTVTFFNNSLPTIIELISLSMNLQAQVQPDSSIVFTAR encoded by the coding sequence ATGAAACCAACGAAAACAATGATCACCGTTGATACAGATCTGGCCTGGGAGAAATTGCATGGCCGGCTTGAACAAGAGGGTCTTCTGCCTGAGCAGCAGGACATTCAGCCTGCCAGGGCTTTCCCGGTGTGGATGAAGTGGGCGGCTAGCTTCCTGTTGCTCATCGTGGCCGGGAGTGTGTTTATCTTACTGTCTAACAGGCCTGAACAAGTCGAATTGCTGGCCCTGACCAATGAACAGGATGACCAGACCCTTGTCAAGTTCCTTGAGGATGGGTCGGTGATTTATTTGGCAGCCAACACCACCCTTGAATATCCCCAGGCATTCGGAGCAAAGGAACGCAGGGTTAAAATGGCGGGTGAAGCCTATTTTGAGGTTCAGCATAATCCTGAGAAACCATTCAGAGTGGATCTTGACAATGCCCTCATCGAGGTGCTGGGGACCTCGTTTAACATTAAAAGAACAGGAGAGAATGATTTTGACTTGTTTGTTGAAAAAGGCCTTGTTCAGGTAGAGGTCAGGGGGCAAGCCAGGGACAAGGTGCTGGTTGAGCCCGGTGAAGTATTGTCGGTCAGGGAAGGCCATTTCAGCAAGTATCGGAACAATGACCTGGAACTGACCCTATGGCGCCAGAACCGGATGCATTTCAAAGACGAATCGCTTGCGAATGTTTTGTCGGTAATCAACCGGAACTATCAAGCCAGCCTTGAGCTTGGAGATCCAAGCCTTGCCAGTCGCCAAATGACTGTAACCTTTTTCAATAATTCATTGCCCACCATCATTGAATTGATAAGCCTTTCCATGAACCTGCAGGCTCAGGTGCAACCCGATTCAAGCATCGTTTTTACGGCCAGGTAA
- a CDS encoding carboxypeptidase-like regulatory domain-containing protein, translated as MGNGTKHKSLIPPSVHSLAKSLLVFVLGFLLYPLDAEGQTCQLDDQVSLPRQTSTIYSLLNQISNQTGCFFIYDSELINNNLRVSIKRTREDVRTLLNEILNDPSLSYRTIENHILIFRAEPVAEEMAPLQANVVKPSTFVVRGRVLDQVSGNPLPFASVGLPERGLGISTNNEGYFQLRLPMEIMEQDLHVSYLGYKSQSLPLRLLLDNQVDILMETDYISMQEVIIRYYDPRELIKEALARRPENYSDHPVYLVSFYREGVQRNDKFLSYSEAIFRIFKSSYTTPTAQDQVMLHKARNITNVDRSDTLVLKLKAGVQSVLELDIMKQLPDFLDEEFMDDYEFTSADLMNRNGRSVFAIEFKPHPFVNEPLFTGMIYLDKEDLAVIEADFEIDRKYINQLQHRFLTKRNPNYVSRIESATYSINYLYYNGRYYLNHLRGELKLRFRRKGSLFSNRYTAFIEMAVGKIEEENVSRFNRREVLEPKVVFVDQGYQYDESFWGEYNIITPETKVSEALSQIKSRIESFVREE; from the coding sequence ATGGGAAATGGAACAAAACATAAGAGTCTTATACCGCCCAGTGTTCATTCACTGGCAAAAAGTCTGCTGGTCTTTGTTCTTGGGTTTCTGCTCTATCCTCTGGACGCTGAAGGACAGACCTGTCAACTGGATGACCAGGTCAGTCTGCCTAGGCAAACCAGCACGATTTATTCACTTTTAAACCAGATCTCAAACCAGACGGGTTGCTTTTTTATTTATGACAGCGAACTCATCAACAACAACCTTAGGGTAAGCATCAAACGGACCCGTGAGGATGTGCGCACCCTGCTCAATGAGATCCTGAACGACCCTTCCTTAAGTTACCGTACGATTGAGAACCATATTCTAATTTTTCGCGCTGAGCCGGTAGCCGAAGAAATGGCTCCTTTGCAAGCGAATGTTGTAAAACCTTCCACTTTTGTGGTTCGGGGCCGGGTGCTTGATCAGGTATCGGGAAATCCCTTGCCATTTGCATCCGTGGGTCTCCCTGAACGGGGCCTGGGGATATCGACCAATAACGAAGGTTACTTCCAGCTCAGACTTCCAATGGAAATAATGGAGCAGGACCTGCACGTTTCCTACCTGGGATACAAAAGCCAGTCACTTCCTTTGCGGCTACTACTTGATAACCAGGTAGATATCCTGATGGAGACGGATTATATTTCCATGCAGGAGGTAATTATTCGCTATTACGACCCGAGGGAGCTGATCAAGGAAGCTCTTGCCAGGCGCCCTGAGAATTACAGCGATCATCCGGTATATCTTGTAAGTTTTTACCGGGAAGGAGTTCAGCGCAACGACAAGTTTCTGAGTTACTCGGAGGCCATCTTCAGAATTTTCAAGTCATCCTACACTACACCCACCGCCCAGGACCAGGTCATGCTGCATAAGGCCCGCAACATCACCAATGTGGATCGCAGTGATACCCTTGTGCTGAAATTAAAGGCAGGGGTGCAAAGCGTGCTTGAACTGGATATTATGAAGCAACTCCCTGACTTTCTGGATGAGGAATTCATGGATGATTATGAGTTTACCAGTGCTGACCTGATGAATCGCAATGGACGCAGTGTCTTTGCCATCGAGTTTAAGCCCCATCCCTTTGTCAATGAACCCCTGTTTACTGGTATGATATATCTGGATAAGGAAGATCTGGCGGTGATAGAAGCTGATTTTGAGATCGACCGGAAATATATTAACCAGCTACAGCATCGCTTCCTTACCAAACGGAACCCGAATTATGTTTCCAGGATTGAAAGTGCGACTTATTCCATCAATTATCTATATTACAATGGCCGGTATTATTTAAACCATTTGCGGGGGGAGCTGAAATTGAGATTCCGCCGCAAAGGCAGCTTGTTCAGCAATCGTTATACTGCTTTTATTGAAATGGCTGTGGGTAAGATTGAGGAAGAAAACGTCAGCCGGTTCAACCGCCGGGAAGTACTTGAGCCTAAGGTAGTGTTTGTGGATCAGGGCTATCAGTATGATGAAAGTTTTTGGGGAGAATATAATATCATTACCCCCGAGACAAAAGTGAGTGAAGCCCTCTCGCAGATCAAATCAAGGATTGAAAGCTTTGTGCGGGAAGAGTGA
- a CDS encoding PhnD/SsuA/transferrin family substrate-binding protein, translating into MKNNTLVRLPFLFLFFVLLLISNSCRSPQTETVVVDFSDVLPEVEMSDSSHSRASIRVAIATVISPRESFIYYKDLFDYMAEQLGLDVEFKQRMTYEEVNSLLAQNQVDIAFICSGAYVVASDSVELLAVPLHNGLPYYQGYVITRQDSDIRRFEDFRGRSFTYSDPLCFTGKLFIDGKLADMGTHADAFFGSILYSNSHDISIQMVSRGLVDGASVNGLIFDYLSAFQPSHVENIRVIEKSGYFGIPPIVNAKGMPDTLKADIQSFLQELHLNEKGRGILNHLQVDKFILSGDTLYDGVREARKRLMQ; encoded by the coding sequence ATGAAAAACAACACACTGGTGCGACTCCCTTTTCTTTTTCTGTTCTTTGTATTGCTGTTGATCAGCAATTCCTGCCGGAGCCCTCAAACGGAAACCGTTGTGGTTGACTTTTCTGATGTCCTTCCTGAAGTGGAAATGTCGGACTCAAGCCATTCCAGGGCTTCCATCAGGGTGGCCATTGCAACGGTGATTTCTCCGCGAGAGAGTTTTATTTATTATAAGGATCTCTTCGATTATATGGCCGAGCAACTGGGGCTGGATGTTGAGTTTAAACAGCGGATGACCTATGAGGAAGTAAACAGCCTGCTGGCCCAAAACCAGGTTGACATTGCCTTTATTTGCAGCGGCGCATATGTGGTGGCTTCCGATTCAGTCGAATTGCTGGCCGTCCCCCTCCACAATGGTTTGCCTTATTACCAGGGCTATGTTATTACCCGGCAGGATTCGGACATCCGCCGCTTTGAAGATTTTCGGGGCAGGTCTTTCACCTACTCCGATCCCTTGTGTTTTACGGGCAAGCTTTTCATTGATGGTAAACTGGCCGATATGGGTACACATGCCGATGCTTTTTTTGGAAGCATTCTGTATTCTAATTCGCACGACATTTCTATCCAGATGGTCTCGCGTGGCCTGGTGGACGGGGCATCGGTCAATGGATTGATCTTTGACTATCTTTCAGCCTTCCAGCCCAGTCACGTTGAGAACATTCGGGTCATTGAGAAAAGCGGTTATTTTGGCATCCCGCCCATTGTAAACGCCAAAGGAATGCCTGATACGCTGAAGGCTGACATCCAGTCGTTTCTGCAGGAATTGCACCTCAACGAAAAAGGGCGAGGTATTCTGAATCACTTGCAGGTTGACAAATTCATCCTTTCGGGAGATACTTTATATGACGGGGTCCGGGAAGCCAGAAAGCGTTTGATGCAATGA
- a CDS encoding lipase family protein, whose amino-acid sequence MKSTSIFNINLFNRIFLLLFLFTIAISCQDDDNPEPYEPIYLESYEKVMTLSREEVQELITSGGLFPPAASAFVQYGVTAVRITYHTIDVEGEPILASGALLVPQANAAMPMLSFQHGTLANASEAPSLFESLYTDQLMFFASTGFHTALPDYIGYGVSADREHPYEHRASLATATRDMIRASYEYYKVENLEEPDNRLYLTGYSEGGFATMATLKLMQEEHSDEFLITAATVGAGAYNKTATAEYVISSNENQEYINTFVWVLDVYNRIYPQLQRPYSHYFNEPWASQIEQNGVFTPIELNPSFLFRSEFIESVLDGTDTEMLDALADNDCYDWRPDFPIRLFHGDADRLVPYLNSQTAYQAMVAQGTQNIELITTEGGTHETTLESFITGTFNFFFSVQAKEGRLE is encoded by the coding sequence ATGAAAAGCACCAGCATTTTTAATATCAATCTGTTTAACAGGATCTTTTTGCTTCTGTTCCTTTTTACAATAGCTATTTCTTGTCAGGATGATGACAATCCCGAACCTTATGAACCCATATATCTGGAAAGTTATGAAAAAGTAATGACCCTAAGCCGTGAGGAGGTTCAGGAGCTAATTACTTCGGGGGGGCTTTTCCCACCTGCTGCTTCGGCCTTTGTTCAATATGGCGTGACCGCGGTAAGGATTACCTATCATACCATTGATGTAGAGGGAGAACCTATTCTGGCCTCGGGAGCTTTGTTAGTACCCCAGGCTAACGCAGCAATGCCAATGCTTAGCTTCCAGCACGGAACCCTTGCAAATGCCTCCGAGGCTCCTTCCCTGTTCGAATCTTTGTACACGGATCAACTGATGTTTTTTGCCTCCACGGGGTTCCACACCGCCCTGCCTGATTACATTGGTTACGGGGTTAGTGCTGACCGGGAGCACCCTTATGAGCACCGGGCAAGCCTTGCCACGGCTACACGCGACATGATCAGAGCTTCTTATGAATATTATAAAGTGGAAAACCTGGAAGAACCTGACAACCGGCTTTACCTTACGGGTTATTCTGAAGGAGGTTTTGCCACCATGGCTACGCTAAAGCTGATGCAGGAAGAACATAGCGATGAATTCTTGATCACGGCAGCTACCGTGGGTGCCGGGGCATACAATAAAACAGCAACCGCTGAATATGTGATCAGCTCCAACGAAAACCAGGAGTATATCAACACCTTTGTGTGGGTACTGGATGTTTACAATAGAATTTATCCGCAGTTGCAGCGTCCCTACAGCCATTATTTCAATGAGCCCTGGGCAAGCCAGATCGAACAGAACGGCGTGTTTACCCCCATTGAACTCAACCCATCCTTTTTGTTCAGAAGCGAATTCATTGAATCTGTTCTCGATGGCACTGACACTGAAATGCTTGATGCCCTGGCTGACAATGATTGCTATGACTGGAGGCCTGACTTCCCCATCAGGCTTTTTCATGGCGATGCTGACCGGCTTGTTCCTTACCTGAATTCACAAACTGCATACCAGGCAATGGTGGCCCAGGGTACACAAAATATTGAACTCATCACTACGGAAGGCGGCACGCACGAAACCACCCTTGAATCCTTTATCACGGGCACTTTCAATTTCTTCTTCTCGGTCCAGGCTAAAGAAGGGCGTCTGGAATAA
- a CDS encoding T9SS type A sorting domain-containing protein translates to MKYIRIFLFFLLLPSAVVGNPIQAVLFDGTGTAPENKLIAMTIAGIVNRESPRLYLLNVYETWSYNQTDEKWRDIYVSDGDVYFTVFSDINALVQHFSEDIDGAVTYDPSLTYGNFSGQNFRWQAEMAAMIGGLTDCIPLPFNNSTIEVEIADSVLVTDHFHGQDPIRISARLELGDHPWNNSSFSQEQRYFTILNWALETLLTRTNPSKFYLREITDWAVSQRMFQLNLAGTESLNFYSLTDEKAEMIEQVMAYLRSCRPGEIFHVYGWMRPEPLVQWISAWGGSFHETLLSNLSWHHIFPVDDEFPYQRPSIVLPGTVPLEEKHYVLFLGSEGDAGNWNLGFQGGAWHSGLRGEVPLGWGFNLHMFETFPFVGQYYFRTATAKDGFVSVTTPLGYAYPDVFPADYLSGAIETSSLLLQAYSIPAVYAYKHYNGAGVSTFRGIEISNNFNFGNLGNFSELTGTDLTFLFDPGLTTQKAYINFGGLLYNHVNDDTFYADVQDLQNVTTRILNKLRNKPAPNFLLAGYQRLRQDGTTVGASNPSDMTLSRLNIIMQNIQEDPEIGQDVVFVTPEQFSDLLRQKLDLVTSVAQPIALNVRIWFEQDILGAPRLHLSLPEPQDVTVRVFDMSGKILYRTEWEAAAGHNVIPVPLWDRPSGVYLINVSSKTLWVNQKLIY, encoded by the coding sequence ATGAAGTATATTCGAATTTTTCTTTTCTTTCTGTTGTTGCCTTCAGCAGTGGTTGGAAATCCCATTCAAGCCGTACTATTTGATGGCACGGGAACTGCTCCGGAAAATAAACTGATTGCCATGACCATTGCTGGTATTGTGAACAGGGAGAGCCCCAGACTCTATCTCCTGAATGTTTATGAAACATGGAGCTATAACCAGACAGATGAGAAATGGCGTGACATTTATGTTTCTGATGGGGATGTGTATTTCACAGTTTTTTCGGATATTAATGCGCTGGTTCAGCATTTTTCAGAGGACATCGATGGCGCCGTTACTTACGACCCCAGTCTTACCTATGGCAACTTCAGCGGACAGAATTTTAGATGGCAGGCAGAAATGGCCGCAATGATCGGTGGACTGACGGATTGTATACCCCTTCCCTTTAATAACTCCACCATTGAAGTAGAAATAGCGGACAGCGTATTGGTTACGGATCACTTCCATGGGCAGGATCCCATCAGAATCTCAGCGAGACTTGAATTGGGAGACCATCCCTGGAACAATAGTTCTTTCAGTCAGGAGCAGAGGTACTTTACTATTTTGAACTGGGCACTGGAAACACTGCTTACCCGCACAAATCCTTCAAAATTTTACCTTCGTGAGATTACCGACTGGGCTGTCAGTCAGCGGATGTTTCAACTTAATTTAGCAGGTACAGAATCACTAAACTTCTACTCGCTGACCGATGAAAAAGCCGAAATGATTGAACAGGTAATGGCATATTTACGGTCCTGCCGTCCCGGTGAGATATTCCATGTTTATGGCTGGATGCGGCCTGAACCGCTGGTACAGTGGATTTCTGCCTGGGGAGGAAGTTTCCATGAAACATTGCTGAGCAACCTTTCATGGCACCATATCTTTCCGGTGGATGATGAATTTCCATATCAAAGGCCTTCCATTGTCCTTCCCGGGACCGTCCCCCTTGAAGAAAAGCATTACGTCCTGTTTCTTGGCTCAGAGGGAGATGCCGGCAACTGGAATTTGGGCTTCCAGGGTGGTGCCTGGCATTCAGGCCTCAGAGGAGAAGTGCCTCTTGGTTGGGGGTTTAACCTGCATATGTTTGAAACCTTTCCTTTTGTTGGGCAATATTATTTTCGCACCGCCACTGCAAAGGATGGATTTGTCTCGGTTACCACACCTCTTGGATACGCTTATCCTGACGTGTTCCCTGCAGATTATCTCTCAGGAGCCATTGAGACCAGCAGTCTGTTGTTGCAGGCCTACAGCATTCCTGCGGTTTATGCCTATAAGCATTACAATGGGGCAGGAGTAAGTACTTTCCGAGGTATAGAGATCTCAAATAACTTTAATTTCGGTAATCTTGGAAACTTTTCTGAATTAACAGGAACCGACCTGACCTTCCTATTTGACCCGGGATTAACGACGCAGAAGGCCTACATCAACTTTGGCGGACTGCTTTATAATCACGTGAACGATGATACCTTTTATGCCGATGTTCAAGACCTTCAAAATGTTACTACAAGAATCCTGAATAAGCTCCGGAATAAACCCGCACCCAATTTTCTATTGGCAGGCTATCAGCGCCTGAGGCAGGATGGAACGACCGTAGGGGCCTCTAACCCTTCTGATATGACGCTCTCACGACTGAATATTATCATGCAAAACATCCAGGAAGATCCCGAGATTGGACAGGATGTTGTTTTTGTAACTCCCGAGCAATTTTCGGATTTGCTCAGGCAAAAACTGGACCTTGTTACTTCTGTCGCCCAGCCAATAGCGCTGAATGTTCGAATCTGGTTTGAACAGGATATTCTTGGTGCTCCACGCCTTCATTTAAGCCTTCCCGAACCACAGGACGTGACGGTTAGGGTGTTTGATATGTCAGGAAAGATCCTATACCGGACGGAATGGGAGGCTGCAGCGGGGCATAATGTGATTCCTGTCCCTTTGTGGGATAGACCCAGCGGGGTTTATTTGATCAATGTCAGTAGCAAGACCCTGTGGGTCAACCAAAAGTTAATCTATTAA